In Flammeovirgaceae bacterium 311, one DNA window encodes the following:
- a CDS encoding hypothetical protein (COG0577 ABC-type antimicrobial peptide transport system, permease component) encodes MGLALGLTCTLLIILYVGEELSYDRHFTKAERIYRITDEGFGEKAKHWAATPPVLGEAFQEFMPQVEQVGRLHYANVKVLQYSSATGDIRSFEEKEGYYADASITEIFDLFFVKGNAQHALNETNSIVLTEETANRYFGQEDPVGKILVEAYDKKPLRVTGVIRDLPHTTHLKFDYLISMATLYAGSNNGALSSKGWNGFYTYALLGDRSSADKVEGRMADFTAHFYASPDLTRDQILANGIFRLQPLTEIHLHSSLEKEMNPNGDITYVYIFCTAAVLILLVACFNFINIATVQIFKRLKEIGIRKVLGALRSQLIYQFLVESLVVTLLAAVLVVILMFFALPFYNYLTGSDLLFESVFTPVHIAGMLLLVLGVGLMTGLYPAFLVSRFNPINAFKGNSTPSSSVNLLRQGLIVFQFAISIFLIVSTLVIYRQTEYFQRKDLGFDKEQLIAIKLHGDLYERVVANTSSFKNQLTTNPAITNTALVSRLPGERLGMYSFTLQGKTEEEEALNMRYMWADEDLVPSMNIELVSSQNFKSLSSDSATAFILNEAAVKFLGLKDPVGQLAKSENSGLTGPIVGIAKDFHYASLHTQVEPLVIQYKPEEAGYLLVKIKVNQVPETLGFLKDKIKSYAPGSLFLYSFVDENLDQMYKAEKRMSSIFKVFTGFALLISCLGLFGLSAYTAELRTKEIGIRKVLGASEKSILMLLSRNFIKLVLIAILIASPIAWYFMHQWLQDFAYRISISWWIFAIAGLSAIAIALITVSFHAIKAALRNPVRNLRTE; translated from the coding sequence ATGGGCTTGGCACTGGGGCTGACGTGTACGCTGCTTATTATTTTATATGTAGGCGAAGAGTTAAGCTACGATCGACATTTTACAAAGGCTGAGCGCATCTACCGTATAACTGATGAGGGTTTTGGTGAAAAAGCAAAGCATTGGGCGGCCACACCTCCGGTTTTGGGTGAGGCTTTCCAAGAGTTTATGCCGCAAGTTGAGCAGGTTGGACGTCTGCACTATGCCAATGTGAAAGTATTGCAGTATAGTTCAGCTACTGGTGATATCAGAAGTTTTGAGGAAAAGGAAGGTTACTACGCAGATGCCAGTATTACTGAAATTTTTGATCTGTTCTTTGTGAAAGGCAATGCTCAGCATGCTTTAAATGAGACAAATTCTATTGTACTGACGGAAGAAACTGCTAATCGTTATTTTGGCCAGGAGGACCCTGTTGGGAAAATTCTGGTGGAGGCTTATGATAAAAAGCCTTTAAGGGTAACGGGGGTTATTCGGGATTTACCACATACCACACACCTGAAATTCGATTACCTCATTTCAATGGCTACTTTATATGCAGGTAGCAACAATGGGGCTTTAAGCAGCAAGGGGTGGAATGGTTTTTATACCTATGCTTTATTGGGGGATAGAAGTTCTGCTGATAAGGTAGAAGGACGCATGGCCGATTTTACAGCTCATTTTTATGCCTCTCCGGATCTGACGCGTGATCAGATACTTGCAAACGGAATTTTCCGGCTCCAGCCGCTCACTGAAATCCACTTACACTCCAGCCTTGAAAAGGAGATGAATCCCAATGGTGATATCACTTACGTCTACATTTTCTGCACGGCAGCGGTACTCATTTTACTAGTTGCCTGCTTTAACTTTATCAATATAGCAACAGTCCAGATATTCAAACGCCTGAAGGAAATAGGCATTCGTAAAGTACTTGGTGCGTTGCGTTCACAGCTTATTTACCAGTTTTTAGTTGAATCGCTGGTAGTGACATTACTGGCGGCTGTACTGGTAGTAATTTTGATGTTTTTTGCTTTGCCATTCTATAATTATCTGACGGGGAGTGATTTGCTTTTTGAAAGTGTTTTTACGCCAGTTCATATCGCAGGCATGTTGCTGCTGGTATTAGGGGTGGGCTTAATGACTGGCTTATATCCTGCATTTTTGGTTTCCCGTTTTAACCCGATAAATGCCTTTAAAGGTAATTCCACTCCTTCTTCTTCAGTGAACCTGCTTCGGCAGGGACTGATAGTTTTCCAGTTTGCTATATCCATATTCCTGATTGTAAGCACGCTGGTGATTTACCGGCAAACAGAATATTTTCAGAGAAAAGATTTAGGCTTTGATAAAGAACAGCTAATAGCCATTAAGCTTCACGGTGATTTATATGAAAGAGTAGTTGCAAACACATCATCGTTTAAGAATCAGCTAACAACAAATCCGGCTATAACGAATACTGCTCTGGTATCGCGCTTACCCGGAGAACGCCTTGGGATGTATTCTTTTACACTACAAGGAAAAACGGAAGAGGAAGAAGCGCTTAATATGCGCTATATGTGGGCAGATGAGGATTTAGTGCCTAGCATGAACATTGAATTAGTATCAAGCCAGAATTTTAAATCGCTAAGCTCTGATTCGGCAACGGCTTTTATTTTGAACGAAGCAGCCGTTAAGTTTTTAGGTCTAAAAGACCCGGTCGGACAATTAGCCAAATCAGAAAATTCCGGACTTACAGGTCCCATCGTTGGAATAGCAAAGGACTTCCATTATGCTTCCCTGCATACACAGGTAGAGCCGCTGGTTATTCAGTATAAACCTGAAGAGGCAGGATATCTGCTTGTTAAAATAAAAGTGAATCAGGTACCTGAGACACTTGGATTCTTGAAGGATAAGATCAAGTCTTATGCCCCTGGCAGCCTTTTTCTCTACTCTTTTGTTGATGAAAATCTTGATCAGATGTACAAAGCCGAAAAGCGGATGAGTAGTATCTTTAAGGTTTTTACAGGCTTCGCCCTGCTGATATCCTGTTTAGGCTTATTTGGTTTATCTGCATATACAGCTGAGTTACGCACCAAAGAAATAGGCATCCGAAAAGTGCTGGGTGCCAGCGAAAAGAGCATTCTCATGCTGCTTTCCCGGAACTTTATAAAGCTGGTGCTCATCGCCATCCTCATTGCTTCGCCCATTGCCTGGTATTTTATGCACCAGTGGCTGCAGGACTTTGCCTACCGCATCAGCATCAGCTGGTGGATCTTTGCTATAGCAGGCTTAAGTGCCATAGCCATTGCACTCATTACTGTTAGCTTCCATGCCATTAAGGCAGCGCTACGGAATCCCGTGAGAAATCTAAGAACCGAGTAA
- a CDS encoding hypothetical protein (COG0577 ABC-type antimicrobial peptide transport system, permease component): protein MLLHTLNQIVRSLWRHKSFTLINLLGLSIGIAAVVVIFLIAHYENSFDRFHSDSERIYRIVSKNIRADKVVHGATVPYPTGRFLREEYPGIEATQIHFASDMQVRLGNKAPFKEENVVFADSLFFNVLDFAAVEDFWLAGNPATALQHPGQAILTERKAQQYFGAENPIGKLIRLDNKVDVEVVGILKDLPKTSHLPFTMLVSFSTLNSDLMSGLDINAWGFTANGYTYVRLDKGVTLASAEGALHAIQQRNATTEADKKGKLYLQHISDIHFDLTFEDSNPTYTVSAKYLTMLVLLGGFIILIACINYINMSTSFAFTKSKEVGIRKTIGASKGQLFFHYMLETLVVTLSAAVLGLVLALLALPVVNQILDKTITAAPVLSLPFLFGAVAFLLIITFISGLYPALILSGFNPIASLKNQLAMPGKSSVLLRKALVVFQFTTSIGMIICTLIIARQMEYFQNKELGFDKEAVVEVSIPVNDSVKIEAFRSLLQNQSGIEELSFCVGAPITESGLWVSLQAPQLSANTGYTARVIPCDRAYQDTYKIELLAGRWFLPSEEENIGSAVVVNRSLTKTLGYTDPAEAVGKTIQLGLNDMKPTIIGVTEDFHTSSLHNDIASVALTPFPYFYYAAGIRLSPGNMRNTLTSIESAWRKVYPENVFQIAFIDDTLAKSYEQETRDYQLFKAFSLISIFICCIGLWGLIAFVVVRKTKEIGIRKVLGATVSGIVLLLSRDFLKLVGIALLIASPIAWYFMDQWLQDFAYRISISWWIFALAGLFALLIAFVTISFQAIKAAMANPVKNLRTE from the coding sequence ATGCTCCTACATACTTTAAATCAGATCGTTCGCAGCCTTTGGCGCCATAAGAGTTTTACCCTTATAAACCTGCTGGGCTTATCCATAGGCATTGCCGCTGTGGTGGTTATTTTTTTGATTGCCCATTATGAGAATAGCTTTGATCGCTTTCATTCGGACAGCGAGCGGATATACCGGATAGTAAGCAAAAACATAAGAGCAGATAAAGTAGTACATGGGGCTACCGTTCCCTATCCAACCGGCCGGTTTTTGCGGGAGGAGTATCCCGGTATTGAGGCTACCCAAATTCACTTTGCCAGTGACATGCAGGTTCGCCTAGGCAACAAAGCACCTTTCAAGGAGGAGAATGTGGTATTTGCAGACTCCCTTTTTTTTAATGTGCTGGATTTTGCCGCGGTTGAAGATTTTTGGTTAGCAGGCAACCCGGCCACTGCACTACAGCATCCTGGGCAGGCCATACTTACGGAACGTAAAGCGCAGCAGTATTTTGGTGCTGAAAATCCCATAGGCAAACTTATTCGCCTGGATAATAAGGTAGATGTAGAAGTGGTAGGTATTCTGAAGGACCTGCCAAAGACCAGCCATTTACCCTTCACCATGCTCGTATCTTTCTCTACCCTGAACAGCGATTTGATGTCTGGCCTGGACATCAATGCCTGGGGATTTACAGCCAATGGATATACCTATGTGCGGTTGGATAAAGGTGTAACACTTGCTTCAGCAGAAGGGGCCCTGCATGCAATTCAGCAACGAAATGCTACCACAGAAGCAGATAAAAAAGGAAAGTTATACCTGCAGCATATTTCAGATATCCACTTTGACCTCACCTTTGAAGACAGTAACCCTACTTATACAGTGAGCGCCAAGTACCTGACGATGCTGGTGTTGCTGGGAGGCTTTATTATCCTCATTGCCTGTATTAATTATATTAATATGTCTACCTCCTTTGCATTCACCAAATCAAAAGAGGTGGGCATCCGCAAAACCATCGGGGCTTCCAAAGGGCAGCTGTTTTTCCACTATATGCTGGAAACCCTTGTTGTAACCCTTAGTGCAGCTGTGCTGGGCCTGGTACTTGCACTTCTGGCTTTACCGGTAGTGAACCAGATTCTGGATAAAACTATTACAGCAGCTCCTGTTCTTAGCCTGCCTTTCCTGTTCGGAGCTGTGGCTTTCCTGCTGATCATTACGTTTATTTCCGGGCTATACCCTGCGCTTATCCTATCGGGCTTTAACCCCATTGCCTCTCTAAAAAACCAGCTTGCCATGCCCGGCAAATCTTCCGTGCTGCTGCGTAAAGCACTGGTGGTTTTCCAGTTTACCACCTCTATCGGCATGATTATATGTACATTGATCATAGCCCGGCAAATGGAGTATTTTCAGAATAAGGAGCTTGGTTTCGATAAGGAAGCCGTAGTAGAGGTATCTATTCCTGTTAACGACAGTGTTAAAATCGAGGCATTCCGGAGCTTATTGCAGAACCAGTCCGGTATTGAGGAACTGTCGTTTTGCGTGGGAGCTCCTATAACTGAAAGCGGACTGTGGGTGAGCCTTCAGGCACCTCAACTATCAGCAAATACTGGTTATACAGCCAGGGTAATTCCCTGCGACAGGGCTTACCAGGATACCTATAAAATTGAGCTGCTGGCCGGCAGGTGGTTTCTTCCTTCAGAAGAAGAAAATATTGGCAGCGCCGTGGTGGTAAACCGGTCTCTCACCAAAACCCTTGGCTATACAGATCCGGCAGAGGCTGTAGGTAAAACCATTCAGCTGGGACTCAACGATATGAAACCCACTATTATTGGTGTAACCGAAGATTTCCACACATCTTCGCTGCATAATGATATTGCTTCTGTGGCCTTAACACCTTTTCCATATTTTTATTATGCGGCAGGTATTCGACTATCGCCCGGAAATATGCGCAATACCCTGACCAGCATTGAATCAGCATGGCGAAAGGTTTATCCCGAAAATGTGTTTCAGATAGCCTTCATAGATGATACCCTTGCAAAGAGTTACGAGCAGGAAACCCGCGATTACCAGCTGTTCAAAGCCTTTTCCCTGATTTCCATCTTTATTTGCTGCATTGGCCTCTGGGGGCTCATTGCCTTTGTGGTGGTGCGCAAAACCAAAGAGATAGGCATCCGCAAAGTGCTGGGTGCTACTGTGAGTGGAATTGTATTGCTGCTATCCAGGGATTTCCTGAAACTGGTGGGCATTGCCTTGCTGATTGCCTCACCCATTGCCTGGTACTTCATGGACCAGTGGCTGCAGGATTTTGCCTACCGCATCAGCATCAGCTGGTGGATCTTTGCGCTGGCTGGTCTGTTTGCCCTGCTCATTGCCTTTGTTACCATTAGCTTCCAGGCCATTAAAGCGGCCATGGCCAATCCTGTAAAAAATCTTAGAACAGAATAA
- a CDS encoding antimicrobial peptide ABC transporter permease (COG0577 ABC-type antimicrobial peptide transport system, permease component), which translates to MFRNYITVAVRNLMKHKGFSFINIFGLAVGLTCCMLISLYIYHEYSYDTYHTHDGRLYQLGVVWENEGEAKRRATIAGAVIDGLEQEFPEIEENAKLLRLFQDDKTLIQYREQGAGVKSFYETGGYLADEAFFKLLTYDFVEGDPATALQDPKTVVVSEEIAKKLFGHQPALNKVVSISSNTNGDHDFTIKGVFRPRKSPTHIDARFVMSPKGGNFESLFQNNTDMLNNNMFFSYFLLKEGADVQKLEQKFPEFIERHMGKELKERNSGYEFFLTPIKDVHLHSGIEDNVTPAGSLTYLRILASIAVLTLIIACINFMNLSTARSSKRSVEVGVRKVLGAEKQALIRQFLGESLIMALVAFLFAIAFTLLLLPVFEQVSGREILLSFSAYSTLFLLFIVLTFVTGLLAGSYPAFYLSSFKPVRVLKGRFSNSMAATSLRKGLVIFQFVISVVLIIASVIISNQMSYLRSKDLGFIKDQQVVIPLRSTTAKEIYPALKDKFSNSPGIQTVGASYYYPGIFNPMDWLMYKEGKSMQNAKSVYINYVDDSFLQTLGIKPVAGRIFSPQFPADTNSHIILNKKGVAELGFSSPEAAVGSWVAFDWQGEQHRFSVVGVVNDFHFKDLHNTIDPFGFLLNNSNSQNYIIAHVAGGDIGGTLDYIEKSWNALNPNEPFEYSFLDQDFQKNYEAENRLAYMIRYFTIVAILISCLGLFGLATFSAEQRIKEIGIRKVLGASVASLVALLSVDFLKLILLAVVVASPLAWFVMREWLQTFAYRVDIGWQVFALTSLIAVLIALFTISFQAIRAAISNPVKNLRTE; encoded by the coding sequence ATGTTCAGGAATTATATCACCGTTGCCGTGCGCAACCTGATGAAGCATAAAGGTTTTTCCTTCATCAACATCTTTGGTCTGGCAGTTGGTTTAACCTGCTGCATGCTTATTTCGCTCTACATCTATCATGAATACAGCTACGACACCTACCATACGCATGATGGCCGCTTGTACCAGCTGGGCGTGGTGTGGGAAAATGAGGGGGAAGCCAAGCGAAGGGCCACCATTGCCGGGGCTGTTATAGATGGGCTTGAGCAGGAGTTTCCAGAGATTGAAGAAAACGCAAAGCTGCTGAGGCTTTTTCAGGATGACAAAACGCTTATCCAGTACAGGGAGCAGGGCGCAGGCGTAAAATCCTTTTACGAAACGGGTGGCTACCTGGCTGATGAAGCCTTCTTTAAGCTGTTAACATATGATTTTGTAGAGGGTGATCCCGCTACTGCTCTCCAGGACCCTAAAACGGTGGTGGTTTCAGAGGAAATAGCCAAAAAGCTATTTGGTCATCAGCCGGCGCTGAATAAAGTCGTTAGTATTAGCAGCAACACCAACGGTGATCACGATTTTACCATAAAGGGTGTTTTCAGACCCCGGAAAAGCCCTACGCACATTGATGCCAGGTTCGTGATGTCGCCCAAAGGAGGAAACTTCGAAAGCTTGTTCCAGAACAACACCGATATGCTGAATAACAATATGTTTTTCAGCTATTTTCTGCTGAAGGAGGGAGCCGATGTGCAAAAGCTGGAGCAGAAGTTTCCTGAATTTATTGAGCGGCATATGGGTAAGGAATTAAAGGAGCGTAACTCGGGCTATGAGTTTTTTCTAACACCTATTAAAGACGTCCACCTCCATTCAGGGATAGAAGATAATGTTACTCCGGCTGGTAGCCTCACCTATCTGCGCATACTTGCTTCCATAGCGGTGCTTACGCTGATTATTGCCTGCATTAACTTTATGAATCTCTCAACGGCACGTTCCTCCAAAAGAAGTGTGGAAGTGGGGGTGCGCAAAGTGCTGGGCGCAGAAAAACAGGCCCTGATCCGGCAGTTCCTGGGTGAATCGCTCATCATGGCGCTGGTGGCTTTCCTGTTTGCTATTGCCTTTACGCTACTGCTGTTGCCTGTTTTTGAGCAGGTATCCGGCAGGGAGATCCTTCTTTCTTTCAGCGCATATAGCACCTTGTTCCTGCTCTTTATTGTGCTGACATTTGTAACCGGTTTGCTGGCAGGCAGCTACCCGGCTTTCTATCTTTCTTCTTTTAAGCCGGTAAGGGTGTTAAAAGGCAGGTTCTCAAACTCCATGGCGGCAACCTCCCTGCGCAAAGGACTCGTTATCTTCCAGTTTGTTATTTCTGTGGTGCTCATCATTGCCTCTGTGATCATTTCTAATCAAATGAGCTATCTGCGGTCAAAAGATCTGGGCTTTATCAAAGATCAGCAGGTAGTGATACCGCTTAGAAGTACTACCGCAAAGGAAATCTACCCGGCCCTGAAAGATAAGTTTAGTAATAGTCCTGGTATACAGACTGTGGGGGCTTCTTACTACTACCCTGGCATTTTTAACCCTATGGACTGGCTCATGTACAAAGAGGGTAAGAGCATGCAGAATGCAAAATCAGTGTATATCAACTATGTAGACGATTCTTTTCTGCAAACCCTGGGCATCAAGCCAGTAGCCGGCAGAATTTTTTCTCCCCAGTTTCCGGCAGATACCAACTCACACATCATTCTTAACAAGAAAGGAGTAGCCGAATTGGGCTTTTCATCTCCTGAAGCAGCCGTAGGAAGCTGGGTCGCTTTCGACTGGCAGGGGGAGCAGCACCGTTTTAGCGTGGTGGGTGTGGTAAATGACTTTCATTTTAAAGACCTGCACAACACCATCGATCCGTTTGGCTTTTTACTGAACAACAGTAATAGCCAAAACTACATTATTGCCCATGTTGCAGGAGGAGATATAGGAGGAACCCTTGACTACATAGAAAAATCATGGAATGCCCTGAACCCGAACGAACCCTTCGAATATAGTTTTCTGGATCAGGACTTTCAAAAGAATTATGAAGCAGAGAACAGGCTTGCTTACATGATCCGCTACTTTACCATTGTGGCTATTTTAATTTCATGCCTTGGCTTGTTTGGGCTTGCCACCTTTAGTGCAGAGCAGCGCATCAAGGAGATTGGCATCCGCAAAGTACTGGGGGCCAGTGTGGCAAGCCTGGTGGCGCTGCTTTCCGTGGATTTCCTGAAGCTCATCCTTCTGGCAGTAGTGGTAGCCTCACCACTTGCCTGGTTCGTTATGCGCGAATGGCTGCAGACCTTTGCCTACCGGGTAGACATTGGCTGGCAGGTTTTTGCGCTCACATCCTTGATAGCAGTTCTGATTGCCCTGTTTACCATCAGCTTTCAGGCAATCAGGGCTGCTATATCAAACCCTGTGAAAAATTTAAGAACCGAATAA
- a CDS encoding hypothetical protein (COG0577 ABC-type antimicrobial peptide transport system, permease component): MYRNYLKVAFRYLIKHKGYTFINVLGLAVGIAACILIMLFVRSEWSFDRMHAKADRIHRAWLQEFYQGEVFTNTTTPIPLGLVLKQHLPEVEAQCRLARLSVIVQHNNNTFSDVVTMADSSFFKIFDFELLAGDRSYPFPGKNALIITQEAAQRYFGTASPMGQNLELQLADEKVVFTITGVAKDVPYESSIQFNMLIPFSNATYIWDEALITSAWSNVSVETYLLLKEEDDAAAVNAKIPSIMNPLVAKNYKPGEYNVHLQPLSDIRSNNELPAGFETPTNPMYAYILATIGFLILLIACINFITLSVGRSATRAMEVGVRKVLGADRQQLIWQFWGEALLLTLMAMVTGVLLAYLFLTPFNQLANREFVLTADGFTLLFCIALLLLIGLVAGSYPAFILSSFKPIKVLKGSIRTGGMGLFRRALIVGQFVASIIMIICTITIGQQLQYFQSKDLGFDREHIIVMPTNLPGEQGNSLASRLVTELENHPQVVSASRSIFSMSEYGWMQLGYQDNQDAFRMFRFNAVDPNFVSTMDLEIVAGRDFMKNNPADSGSILVNEALVKAYGWINPIGQKLPGQYPQQVIGVVKDFHFESLHNTIKPVVMALDPEPFFTYSNDVSYDYSPRARVSVKFRGGDAQEHVALLNRSWKAVAGDQDFEYSFLDDTLNAAYEQEQRLGNIVYYASLLSIFIACMGLFGLVTLVVVRRTKEIGIRKVLGADVGSIVMLLSKDFVVLIVVAAFVAFPLAWLALRRWLQDFAYRVDLSPWVFGIAALVVMLIALLTVSFQSIKAAMHNPTKSLRTE, from the coding sequence ATGTATCGTAATTACCTGAAAGTGGCTTTTCGCTACCTGATCAAACATAAGGGCTATACCTTTATCAATGTGTTAGGACTTGCTGTAGGCATTGCTGCCTGTATCCTGATCATGTTATTTGTAAGGAGCGAGTGGTCATTTGATCGCATGCATGCCAAGGCAGATCGTATTCACAGGGCCTGGCTGCAGGAGTTTTATCAGGGAGAGGTTTTTACGAATACTACTACACCTATTCCCCTGGGGCTGGTTTTAAAGCAGCATTTGCCTGAGGTAGAAGCGCAGTGCCGGCTCGCGCGTCTAAGCGTAATTGTGCAGCATAACAACAATACGTTCAGCGATGTGGTAACCATGGCAGACAGCTCATTTTTCAAGATCTTCGATTTTGAGCTGTTGGCAGGAGACCGTTCCTACCCATTTCCTGGAAAAAATGCGCTCATCATTACCCAGGAGGCTGCTCAGCGGTATTTTGGTACTGCCTCGCCAATGGGCCAGAACCTGGAGCTTCAGCTAGCTGATGAAAAGGTAGTGTTTACCATTACGGGCGTTGCCAAAGATGTTCCTTATGAATCAAGTATTCAGTTTAATATGCTGATACCCTTCTCCAATGCTACCTATATCTGGGACGAAGCATTGATAACATCGGCCTGGTCTAATGTTTCTGTAGAAACCTACCTGTTGTTAAAAGAAGAAGACGATGCAGCTGCAGTCAATGCGAAAATCCCCTCCATCATGAATCCGCTTGTAGCCAAAAACTACAAACCAGGGGAGTATAACGTGCACCTGCAGCCTCTATCTGATATCCGCTCTAATAATGAGCTGCCAGCAGGCTTTGAGACACCTACCAATCCTATGTACGCATACATACTGGCTACAATTGGTTTCCTGATTCTGCTGATTGCCTGCATTAACTTTATAACCCTTTCGGTAGGGCGCTCTGCCACCCGGGCCATGGAGGTGGGTGTAAGGAAAGTACTTGGGGCCGACCGTCAGCAGCTTATCTGGCAGTTTTGGGGAGAGGCACTCTTGCTTACCCTTATGGCAATGGTTACCGGAGTTTTGCTGGCTTACTTGTTTCTGACACCCTTTAACCAGCTGGCTAACCGTGAGTTTGTATTAACTGCCGATGGCTTTACTCTTCTATTCTGTATTGCGCTCCTGCTGCTGATCGGTCTGGTAGCGGGTAGCTATCCTGCTTTCATTCTGTCTTCTTTCAAACCTATCAAGGTGCTCAAGGGCAGTATCCGTACCGGAGGCATGGGTTTGTTCAGAAGAGCACTGATTGTGGGCCAGTTTGTAGCTTCCATCATCATGATTATCTGTACGATCACCATTGGGCAACAACTGCAGTATTTTCAGAGCAAAGACCTGGGCTTTGATCGGGAGCACATTATCGTTATGCCTACCAACCTGCCGGGAGAGCAGGGGAATAGTCTGGCTAGCAGGTTGGTGACCGAGCTGGAAAACCATCCGCAGGTAGTCAGTGCGAGCAGGTCTATCTTCAGCATGTCGGAGTATGGCTGGATGCAGCTGGGCTACCAGGATAATCAGGATGCTTTCCGTATGTTTCGCTTCAATGCTGTAGATCCGAACTTTGTAAGCACCATGGATCTGGAAATAGTGGCTGGAAGGGATTTCATGAAAAATAACCCTGCTGATTCCGGCTCCATACTGGTAAATGAAGCCTTGGTGAAGGCCTACGGATGGATCAATCCGATTGGTCAGAAGTTGCCTGGTCAGTATCCGCAGCAGGTCATTGGGGTGGTGAAAGACTTTCATTTTGAATCACTGCACAACACAATTAAACCGGTAGTAATGGCACTCGATCCGGAGCCATTCTTTACCTACTCTAACGATGTAAGTTATGATTACTCCCCAAGGGCCCGGGTTTCAGTAAAGTTCAGAGGGGGTGATGCACAGGAGCATGTGGCGCTGTTAAACAGGAGCTGGAAAGCAGTGGCCGGTGACCAGGATTTTGAATATAGCTTTTTAGATGATACCTTGAATGCAGCCTATGAGCAGGAGCAGCGTTTGGGCAATATTGTATATTATGCTTCGCTGCTCTCCATATTTATTGCATGTATGGGCTTGTTTGGCCTGGTTACCCTGGTGGTAGTACGCAGAACCAAAGAAATTGGCATACGAAAGGTACTGGGTGCAGATGTGGGCAGTATCGTAATGCTGCTCTCCAAGGATTTTGTGGTGCTGATCGTTGTGGCTGCTTTTGTTGCTTTTCCCTTGGCCTGGCTGGCATTAAGGCGCTGGCTGCAGGATTTTGCCTACCGGGTAGATCTATCGCCCTGGGTATTTGGTATTGCAGCACTTGTTGTTATGCTGATTGCACTGCTTACGGTAAGCTTTCAATCTATCAAAGCGGCAATGCATAACCCTACTAAAAGCTTAAGAACCGAGTAA